A genome region from Vulpes lagopus strain Blue_001 chromosome 7, ASM1834538v1, whole genome shotgun sequence includes the following:
- the LOC121495798 gene encoding cold-inducible RNA-binding protein isoform X1 yields the protein MASDEGKLFVGGLSFDTNEQSLEQVFSKYGQISEVVVVKDRETQRSRGFGFVTFENIDDAKDAMMAMNGKSVDGRQIRVDQAGKSSDNRSRGYRGGSAGGRGFFRGGRGRGRGFSRGGGDRGYGGSRFESRSGGYGGSRDYYSSRSQGGGYGDRSSGGSYRDSYDSYGKSRSKGTVLPGLAVGAQ from the exons ATGGCATCAGATGAAGGCAAGCTCTTCGTTGGAGGGCTCAGTTTTGATACCAATGAGCAGTCGCTGGAGCAGGTTTTCTCAAAATACGGACAGATCTCTGAAG TGGTGGTCGTGAAAGACAGGGAGACCCAGCGATCACGGGGCTTCGGGTTCGTCACCTTTGAGAACATCGACGATGCCAAGGATGCCATGATGGCCATGAACGGGAAG TCTGTGGACGGGCGACAGATCCGGGTAGACCAGGCTGGGAAGTCGTCTGACAACCGATCCCGCGGGTATCGAGGCGGCTCTGCTGGGGGCCGTGGCTTCTTCcgagggggccggggccggggccgtggATTCTCCAGAG GAGGAGGGGACCGAGGCTATGGGGGGAGCCGGTTTGAGTCCAGGAGTGGGGGCTATGGAGGCTCCAGAGACTACTACAGCAG CCGGAGTCAAGGTGGTGGCTATGGTGACCGGAGCTCGGGCGGGTCCTACAGAGACAGCTACGACAGTTACGGTAAGTCACGCTCCAAGGGCACCGTGCTGCCGGGGCTTGCGGTGGGAGCTCAGTAA
- the LOC121495798 gene encoding cold-inducible RNA-binding protein isoform X3, with product MASDEGKLFVGGLSFDTNEQSLEQVFSKYGQISEVVVVKDRETQRSRGFGFVTFENIDDAKDAMMAMNGKSVDGRQIRVDQAGKSSDNRSRGYRGGSAGGRGFFRGGRGRGRGFSRGGGDRGYGGSRFESRSGGYGGSRDYYSSRSQGGGYGDRSSGGSYRDSYDSYG from the exons ATGGCATCAGATGAAGGCAAGCTCTTCGTTGGAGGGCTCAGTTTTGATACCAATGAGCAGTCGCTGGAGCAGGTTTTCTCAAAATACGGACAGATCTCTGAAG TGGTGGTCGTGAAAGACAGGGAGACCCAGCGATCACGGGGCTTCGGGTTCGTCACCTTTGAGAACATCGACGATGCCAAGGATGCCATGATGGCCATGAACGGGAAG TCTGTGGACGGGCGACAGATCCGGGTAGACCAGGCTGGGAAGTCGTCTGACAACCGATCCCGCGGGTATCGAGGCGGCTCTGCTGGGGGCCGTGGCTTCTTCcgagggggccggggccggggccgtggATTCTCCAGAG GAGGAGGGGACCGAGGCTATGGGGGGAGCCGGTTTGAGTCCAGGAGTGGGGGCTATGGAGGCTCCAGAGACTACTACAGCAG CCGGAGTCAAGGTGGTGGCTATGGTGACCGGAGCTCGGGCGGGTCCTACAGAGACAGCTACGACAGTTACG GTTGA
- the LOC121495798 gene encoding cold-inducible RNA-binding protein isoform X2 — protein sequence MASDEGKLFVGGLSFDTNEQSLEQVFSKYGQISEVVVVKDRETQRSRGFGFVTFENIDDAKDAMMAMNGKSVDGRQIRVDQAGKSSDNRSRGYRGGSAGGRGFFRGGRGRGRGFSRGGGDRGYGGSRFESRSGGYGGSRDYYSSRSQGGGYGDRSSGGSYRDSYDSYATHNE from the exons ATGGCATCAGATGAAGGCAAGCTCTTCGTTGGAGGGCTCAGTTTTGATACCAATGAGCAGTCGCTGGAGCAGGTTTTCTCAAAATACGGACAGATCTCTGAAG TGGTGGTCGTGAAAGACAGGGAGACCCAGCGATCACGGGGCTTCGGGTTCGTCACCTTTGAGAACATCGACGATGCCAAGGATGCCATGATGGCCATGAACGGGAAG TCTGTGGACGGGCGACAGATCCGGGTAGACCAGGCTGGGAAGTCGTCTGACAACCGATCCCGCGGGTATCGAGGCGGCTCTGCTGGGGGCCGTGGCTTCTTCcgagggggccggggccggggccgtggATTCTCCAGAG GAGGAGGGGACCGAGGCTATGGGGGGAGCCGGTTTGAGTCCAGGAGTGGGGGCTATGGAGGCTCCAGAGACTACTACAGCAG CCGGAGTCAAGGTGGTGGCTATGGTGACCGGAGCTCGGGCGGGTCCTACAGAGACAGCTACGACAGTTACG CTACACACAACGAGTAA
- the LOC121495798 gene encoding cold-inducible RNA-binding protein isoform X4 yields MASDEGKLFVGGLSFDTNEQSLEQVFSKYGQISEVVVVKDRETQRSRGFGFVTFENIDDAKDAMMAMNGKSVDGRQIRVDQAGKSSDNRSRGYRGGSAGGRGFFRGGRGRGRGFSRGGGDRGYGGSRFESRSGGYGGSRDYYSR; encoded by the exons ATGGCATCAGATGAAGGCAAGCTCTTCGTTGGAGGGCTCAGTTTTGATACCAATGAGCAGTCGCTGGAGCAGGTTTTCTCAAAATACGGACAGATCTCTGAAG TGGTGGTCGTGAAAGACAGGGAGACCCAGCGATCACGGGGCTTCGGGTTCGTCACCTTTGAGAACATCGACGATGCCAAGGATGCCATGATGGCCATGAACGGGAAG TCTGTGGACGGGCGACAGATCCGGGTAGACCAGGCTGGGAAGTCGTCTGACAACCGATCCCGCGGGTATCGAGGCGGCTCTGCTGGGGGCCGTGGCTTCTTCcgagggggccggggccggggccgtggATTCTCCAGAG GAGGAGGGGACCGAGGCTATGGGGGGAGCCGGTTTGAGTCCAGGAGTGGGGGCTATGGAGGCTCCAGAGACTACTACAGCAGGTGA
- the FAM174C gene encoding protein FAM174C, whose protein sequence is MGPRVLPPPPPLLPLLLLLLSALLCGAPEAAPPSPRPVQATLSPSPAVTNGSQPGSPHNSTHARPPGSPGSSLLRLFYVLTGLSGLAALYFLIRALRLKKPQRRRYGLLANTDDPTDMASLDSDEEIVFETRNLR, encoded by the exons ATGGGGCCGCGcgtgctgccgccgccgccgccgctgctgccgctgctgctgctgctgctgtcggCGCTGCTGTGCGGGGCCCCGGAGGCCGCGCCCCCGTCGCCGCGCCCGGTGCAGGCCACGCTGTCGCCGTCGCCCGCCGTGACGAACGGGAGCCAGCCGGGCTCGCCGCACAACAGCACGCACGCGCGGCCGCCGGGCTCGCCGGGCTCCTCGCTGCTGCGCCTCTTCTACGTGCTCACGGGCCTCAGCGGCCTGGCCGCGCTCTACTTCCTCATCCGGGCGCTCAG GTTGAAGAAGCCGCAGCGGAGGAGGTACGGCCTCCTGGCCAACACCGACGACCCCACGGACATGGCGTCGCTGGACAGCGACGAGGAGATCGTCTTCGAGACCCGGAATCTGAGATG A